A window of Cohnella herbarum contains these coding sequences:
- the tatC gene encoding twin-arginine translocase subunit TatC: MSGGQRSEALDRDLVIHLTELRKRLIYVSVYFIAALSFGLYLSPKLLTFVKENMGAVQVEWSVFALSDGLLVYMKCALLVGVVLTLPVLLYHLWAFARPGMTDSEAKSTLLYVPLSFLLFIFGVGFGYTVALPMMIRFMIKLNQSIGAMEVYGIQHYVSFLTSFLLPMGIAFEMPLVMMFLTRIGMLTPDKLKKVRKFAYVGLAILGSLISPPDFVSHLSVTVPLIVLFEISAFISTRYHRRRTLVAVRPT, from the coding sequence ATGAGCGGGGGGCAGAGATCGGAAGCGCTCGATCGCGATCTGGTCATCCATTTAACGGAGCTTCGCAAGCGTCTCATCTATGTTTCCGTTTATTTTATCGCGGCGTTAAGCTTCGGTCTGTACTTATCTCCGAAGCTTCTAACTTTCGTAAAAGAAAATATGGGGGCCGTGCAAGTCGAGTGGAGCGTGTTCGCGTTATCCGACGGACTGCTCGTGTACATGAAATGCGCATTGCTGGTCGGAGTCGTGTTGACGTTGCCGGTGTTACTGTACCATCTCTGGGCATTCGCCCGACCCGGGATGACCGATTCCGAAGCGAAAAGCACGCTGCTCTACGTACCGTTGTCGTTCTTGCTGTTCATCTTCGGGGTGGGTTTCGGTTATACCGTCGCGCTACCGATGATGATCCGGTTCATGATTAAACTGAATCAGAGCATCGGCGCCATGGAGGTATACGGAATTCAGCATTACGTGTCGTTTTTGACGAGTTTTCTGTTGCCGATGGGAATCGCCTTCGAAATGCCGCTCGTGATGATGTTCCTTACGCGGATCGGAATGCTGACGCCGGACAAGCTGAAGAAAGTACGCAAATTCGCTTATGTCGGACTAGCGATACTAGGGTCGCTGATCTCACCGCCGGATTTCGTCTCGCATCTATCGGTGACGGTTCCTCTCATTGTACTCTTCGAGATCAGCGCGTTCATCTCCACGCGTTATCATCGAAGAAGAACGCTCGTGGCCGTTCGTCCGACCTAA
- a CDS encoding GMC family oxidoreductase yields MANKLPKVNVVIVGMGWVGGIIAAELTKAGHNVVGLERGKSRGTQDYYHVHDELRYATRYELMQDLSKETITFRNTEKIRALPMRTYGSFLMGDGLGGAGVHWNGQYYRFLPYDFEIYTKTVERYGKSKIPEGMTLRDWGITYGELEPYFVKYEQMAGISGDKELPEHVSQMSKPFPTGPMKQTPGMKLFTESAKKLGYHPYNIPSANLSEAYTNPDGIERAACQYCGYCERFGCEYGSKADPVVTVLPVALQTGKFELRTFSNVTEIIHDGKKATGIKYVNVPTGEEYMQPADVVILAGYVFTNVRLLLVSKLGQPYDPKSDTGSVGRNYAYQVNGASTAAFYEDREFNMAMGAGALGSCIDDFNGDNFDHSSLNFLHGANIRFTQAGLRPIQYQPTPAGTPKWGKSFKQATLHNANRVLSIAGQGACMPYRHHYLDLDPEYKDALGIPLIRMTFDFEQQDIELVKFIARKTKEIADGMGATTTQMNDVIKQYNIVPYQSTHNTGGTIMGSDPKTSVVNNYLQMWDADNVFICGASNFPHNGGYNPTGVVGALAYRTAEGVGKYLQKGGSLV; encoded by the coding sequence ATGGCGAATAAACTTCCGAAAGTGAATGTCGTCATCGTTGGGATGGGCTGGGTAGGCGGCATCATTGCCGCCGAGTTGACGAAGGCAGGTCACAACGTAGTCGGGTTAGAACGCGGCAAAAGCCGAGGAACCCAAGACTATTACCACGTCCATGATGAACTGAGATATGCGACGAGGTACGAGTTGATGCAAGACTTGTCCAAGGAAACCATTACTTTCCGCAATACGGAGAAAATACGGGCGCTTCCGATGCGCACGTACGGATCGTTCTTAATGGGGGATGGTCTCGGCGGGGCCGGCGTCCATTGGAACGGACAATATTACCGTTTTCTACCGTATGATTTCGAAATCTATACCAAGACGGTGGAGCGCTACGGAAAGAGTAAAATTCCCGAAGGAATGACTCTACGGGATTGGGGAATCACGTACGGCGAGCTTGAGCCGTATTTCGTTAAATACGAGCAGATGGCGGGCATCTCCGGGGACAAGGAACTTCCGGAACATGTCTCGCAGATGTCAAAGCCGTTCCCGACGGGTCCGATGAAACAGACGCCGGGCATGAAGCTATTCACGGAATCCGCCAAGAAGCTCGGTTACCACCCTTACAACATTCCTTCCGCGAACCTATCCGAAGCATACACAAATCCGGACGGCATCGAGCGGGCGGCATGCCAATATTGCGGGTACTGCGAGCGCTTCGGCTGCGAATACGGATCGAAGGCCGATCCTGTCGTGACCGTGCTGCCGGTCGCTCTACAGACGGGCAAGTTCGAGCTGCGCACCTTCTCTAACGTCACGGAAATTATTCACGACGGCAAGAAAGCGACCGGGATCAAGTACGTTAACGTACCGACCGGAGAAGAGTACATGCAACCGGCCGACGTTGTTATTTTAGCAGGATACGTGTTCACGAACGTACGCTTGCTGCTGGTGTCCAAGCTGGGACAACCTTATGACCCGAAGTCGGATACCGGATCCGTCGGACGAAATTACGCCTATCAAGTTAACGGAGCGAGCACCGCCGCCTTCTATGAGGATCGGGAGTTTAATATGGCGATGGGGGCAGGCGCGCTTGGAAGCTGCATAGATGACTTTAACGGCGACAACTTCGATCATAGTTCTTTGAACTTCCTGCACGGCGCGAATATTCGGTTTACTCAAGCCGGGTTAAGACCGATTCAGTATCAACCGACTCCCGCGGGCACGCCGAAATGGGGAAAGTCGTTCAAGCAAGCTACGCTGCACAATGCGAACCGCGTGTTATCTATAGCAGGACAAGGAGCATGCATGCCATACCGCCACCATTACTTGGATCTCGATCCGGAGTATAAGGACGCGCTCGGAATACCGCTAATACGCATGACCTTCGATTTCGAACAGCAAGACATCGAGCTCGTGAAGTTTATCGCGCGGAAAACGAAGGAAATCGCGGATGGAATGGGCGCGACGACTACGCAAATGAATGATGTGATCAAGCAGTACAATATCGTTCCCTATCAGTCGACGCACAACACGGGAGGAACGATAATGGGCAGCGACCCGAAGACGTCCGTCGTGAACAATTATTTGCAGATGTGGGATGCGGACAACGTGTTCATCTGCGGAGCTTCCAACTTCCCGCATAACGGGGGCTATAATCCAACGGGAGTCGTCGGAGCGTTAGCCTACCGCACAGCCGAAGGCGTTGGGAAGTATCTACAGAAAGGCGGCTCTCTCGTATGA
- a CDS encoding MerR family transcriptional regulator: MEYTVQKLGLLAGVSTRTLRYYDVIGILKPARINSSGYRVYGQREVDRLQQILFYRELGVSLDEIKEIVDSPRFDASRALREHRDNLLAKRQQLDALIANIDLTLASREGTFPMSDEQKFEGFKQKLIDDNEKKYGEEIRAKYGKDQVEQSNKKLKGMSQQQYAEVEQLAADIHSKLAEAFATGDPAGELAQKAADMHRQWLSFYWDSYSKDAHAGVAQMYVDDERFKAYYDKDQPGVAEFLRDAVLIYTENRGE, from the coding sequence ATGGAATATACAGTGCAGAAACTTGGACTATTGGCAGGAGTTAGCACCCGAACGCTAAGGTATTACGATGTGATTGGCATTCTCAAGCCGGCGAGAATCAACTCATCGGGATATCGCGTCTATGGGCAACGAGAGGTTGACCGATTACAGCAAATTCTATTTTATCGCGAACTGGGAGTGAGTTTGGACGAGATCAAGGAAATCGTGGACTCGCCCCGATTCGACGCTAGTCGCGCATTGCGTGAACATCGGGACAATCTCCTTGCCAAACGGCAGCAATTGGATGCGTTAATTGCCAATATCGATCTCACCTTAGCAAGTCGGGAGGGGACATTTCCTATGAGCGATGAACAAAAGTTCGAAGGTTTCAAACAGAAGCTGATCGACGACAACGAGAAGAAATACGGCGAGGAGATTCGTGCCAAGTACGGCAAGGACCAAGTCGAGCAATCCAATAAAAAGTTAAAAGGGATGTCGCAGCAACAATACGCGGAAGTCGAGCAACTTGCGGCGGATATCCATTCGAAGCTGGCCGAAGCATTCGCAACGGGAGATCCCGCAGGCGAGCTAGCCCAAAAAGCCGCGGATATGCATCGTCAGTGGCTAAGCTTCTACTGGGATAGCTACAGCAAAGATGCCCATGCGGGCGTTGCGCAGATGTATGTGGATGATGAGAGGTTCAAGGCTTACTACGACAAAGATCAGCCAGGCGTAGCTGAATTTCTGAGGGATGCCGTATTGATCTACACGGAAAACCGCGGGGAATAA
- a CDS encoding gluconate 2-dehydrogenase subunit 3 family protein: MAKDQSQKPQDESRRRFLKYSGTAIGGVVVGGVIGGIIGSSLKKTDKEEKPANPETPAPSSDRDYNQALMFFTQDQFLITEAASERIYPMDELGPGAKELGVAFFIDHQMASAYGINSRDYMSPPFYPSEVSQGYQLSFKRKELLALGLDALNEYSTDTYNKPFTKIAPEEQDAVLTAFEKNEVKLKGVPAAAFFNLLHNLTIEGVYSDPLYGGNKNMAGWKMRNYPGNQMSYYDVIEKEEFIKMEPLSLHDHLELG, translated from the coding sequence TTGGCTAAAGATCAATCGCAGAAGCCCCAGGACGAATCGAGAAGAAGGTTTCTTAAATATTCGGGTACGGCAATCGGAGGCGTTGTCGTAGGCGGAGTCATTGGCGGAATTATCGGTTCTAGCCTAAAGAAGACGGACAAGGAAGAGAAACCCGCGAATCCGGAAACTCCGGCCCCTTCGTCTGACCGAGACTATAACCAAGCTTTAATGTTCTTTACGCAGGATCAGTTTCTGATCACGGAAGCGGCGTCCGAACGGATTTATCCGATGGACGAACTCGGTCCGGGCGCGAAGGAGCTTGGAGTCGCTTTCTTCATTGATCATCAGATGGCCAGCGCATACGGAATCAACAGCAGGGATTACATGTCGCCGCCTTTCTATCCTTCCGAAGTTTCGCAAGGTTACCAACTCAGCTTCAAGCGCAAAGAGTTGCTGGCGCTCGGGCTCGATGCGCTGAATGAATACAGCACCGACACGTATAACAAGCCTTTTACGAAGATCGCTCCGGAAGAGCAGGACGCCGTGTTAACGGCTTTCGAGAAAAACGAAGTCAAACTCAAAGGCGTGCCTGCGGCCGCGTTCTTTAATTTACTGCACAATCTTACGATCGAAGGCGTGTATTCGGACCCTCTGTACGGCGGAAACAAAAATATGGCCGGCTGGAAAATGCGGAACTACCCCGGCAATCAGATGAGCTATTACGACGTGATCGAAAAAGAAGAGTTCATCAAGATGGAACCGCTCAGCTTGCACGATCATCTTGAGTTAGGTTAA
- a CDS encoding helix-turn-helix transcriptional regulator translates to MKDDLDLSTRNRIMQMLKTAGQLTTKDLTDQLGITGMAVRRHISILERDNLIESTTVRIPMGRPAAVYRLTDQADDYFPKNYHSVALDLLTELEVEAGETMVNHLFDLRKATLMQRYESKMVNKDLENRVAALSEIQNENGYMATWEKTGDSDYILTEYNCPISRVANKYNHACTCELNLFESLLEAKVSRSDCLAKGDNKCVYRIRPQQDR, encoded by the coding sequence ATGAAAGACGATTTGGACTTGTCTACCCGGAACAGAATCATGCAAATGCTGAAGACCGCCGGACAATTGACGACCAAGGACTTGACGGACCAGCTAGGAATTACGGGGATGGCCGTCAGGAGGCACATCTCGATTCTAGAACGGGATAACTTAATAGAATCGACGACGGTTCGAATCCCGATGGGGCGTCCTGCCGCGGTATATCGATTAACGGATCAAGCCGATGATTATTTTCCGAAAAACTATCATTCCGTAGCGCTCGACCTTCTTACCGAGCTTGAGGTCGAGGCAGGAGAAACGATGGTCAACCATCTGTTCGATCTGCGCAAGGCGACTCTGATGCAACGTTACGAGAGTAAGATGGTTAACAAGGATTTGGAGAATAGAGTTGCCGCGCTTTCCGAAATCCAGAATGAAAACGGCTATATGGCAACGTGGGAGAAAACCGGCGATAGCGATTATATTCTAACCGAATATAATTGTCCGATATCCAGAGTGGCAAATAAGTATAACCATGCGTGTACGTGCGAACTTAACCTGTTCGAATCCTTGCTCGAAGCCAAAGTTAGCCGTTCCGATTGTTTGGCCAAGGGCGACAACAAATGCGTCTACCGCATTCGTCCGCAACAAGATCGTTAG
- a CDS encoding sulfite exporter TauE/SafE family protein: protein MITGNALLIVALSGLAGAPHCLIMCGGIASSFAMNAKQSPLRSVLAYNAGRITTYSLIGGAMGYAGSFMNLAGGLVGIQSIASILAGVFILLWTYWRYTLPIPHHWVPGSRYLTKKIAHVREKYDLTGIYLTGIMLGFLPCGLTYAMQMNAASTALWLDGLIIMLVFGLSTFPILLITGLFAGGIRKKWRKGMRTAGASLAYLMGILSLMKGFVANGWVPSIHPWLW, encoded by the coding sequence GTGATAACGGGAAACGCGCTGCTCATCGTCGCCTTGTCCGGTTTGGCGGGAGCCCCGCATTGCTTAATCATGTGCGGAGGAATCGCATCCTCCTTCGCGATGAATGCGAAACAATCTCCTTTACGTTCGGTGTTGGCGTATAACGCGGGTAGAATTACGACTTACTCGCTGATCGGCGGGGCAATGGGATACGCGGGTTCTTTTATGAATTTAGCCGGCGGTCTCGTAGGCATTCAGAGCATAGCGAGCATTCTCGCGGGGGTATTCATTCTGCTCTGGACCTATTGGCGTTATACGTTGCCCATACCTCATCATTGGGTGCCGGGAAGCCGCTACTTGACGAAGAAAATCGCGCATGTCAGAGAAAAGTACGACCTGACTGGGATTTATTTAACGGGGATTATGCTCGGATTTCTCCCTTGCGGGCTTACTTACGCGATGCAGATGAATGCAGCCTCGACGGCGTTATGGTTGGACGGCTTGATCATCATGCTTGTTTTCGGATTATCGACGTTTCCCATCTTACTCATCACAGGTCTCTTTGCCGGAGGCATTCGGAAAAAATGGAGGAAAGGGATGCGGACGGCAGGAGCTAGCCTCGCATATTTAATGGGGATTCTGTCTTTAATGAAAGGTTTCGTCGCGAATGGGTGGGTACCCTCCATCCATCCCTGGCTATGGTAG
- a CDS encoding heavy metal translocating P-type ATPase codes for MQTLRLYITGMTCAACSSRIERAVGRMDGVHTISVNLATAQASVQIDQGTVGEADVYRKIEQLGYGIEHAQRPKDANDSEVRHYRIRFLASLILSFPLMWGMLAHFPLLSGVWTPHLFHDTFFQWGLATILQFYIAYPFYVGAYRALKQRSANMDVLVVISTSAAYFYSHYQIFRHIGSTGHGHVPLYFDAIAMILTVILLGKLLESIARGKALKDLNELYDLQIRLVRIVRGKEETWIPSEELRRGDIVCVLAGEWISADGTIVSGASEIDESLLTGESHPVMKSIRDQVFSGTRCLNGKLLIQAGSETQRSRLTRMIAMVEEAQSNKPLIARKVDRVAAYFVPFMLLCAVVTYIAWLFSAQENASEMAMRQALSVLLVACPCALGLATPVSILVATALSAKSGILFKDGRALETLHRVNHVLLDKTGTLTEGRPHLLGVQSVTDSEAYLIRMAAAVEQHSAHLLAQAIVQGADRRRIIVPEASNVVELPGNGMKGIVEGKTVRVGHYRWMKSELPAMAEQQAQSLPTSGGGGRTILYVSVNARLTGWLVLSDVLRTEAPQVVRKLKSQAKVWMLTGDQPEPASKIAAEVGADHYRAAMSPEMKLAVVRELRDKGRIVAVLGDGNNDTAALAAANVGIAMGGGVNSAREAGDVILVNDRLSGILDAIGISRKTMGNIKQNLALAVVYNLIAVPFAAFGYLDPRVSCIGMAASSVTVVANALRLQRSGKKRA; via the coding sequence TTGCAGACGTTAAGGCTGTATATCACGGGGATGACCTGCGCGGCGTGTTCATCGAGAATCGAAAGAGCCGTAGGACGGATGGATGGAGTCCATACGATTTCGGTGAATTTGGCGACCGCCCAAGCTTCGGTTCAAATCGATCAAGGCACGGTCGGAGAAGCGGATGTTTACCGGAAAATCGAACAATTGGGTTACGGAATCGAGCATGCGCAAAGGCCGAAAGACGCGAACGATTCCGAAGTGCGCCATTACCGCATCCGGTTTCTGGCTTCGCTAATCCTTTCGTTCCCGCTCATGTGGGGCATGCTGGCGCATTTTCCGCTTCTATCCGGAGTGTGGACTCCGCATCTCTTTCACGATACGTTCTTTCAATGGGGCCTTGCCACGATTTTGCAATTTTATATCGCGTACCCCTTCTACGTTGGCGCTTATCGTGCATTAAAACAGCGAAGCGCCAATATGGATGTATTGGTCGTCATTAGCACGTCGGCCGCTTATTTCTACAGTCATTATCAAATCTTCCGCCATATCGGCTCGACGGGACATGGGCATGTCCCGCTTTACTTCGATGCGATCGCGATGATCTTGACGGTCATTCTGCTCGGCAAGTTGCTCGAATCCATCGCAAGGGGCAAAGCCTTAAAAGATTTAAACGAATTGTACGATCTGCAAATTCGGCTCGTGCGCATCGTTCGCGGCAAGGAGGAAACATGGATCCCCTCCGAGGAGTTGCGCAGGGGCGACATCGTCTGCGTGTTGGCGGGAGAGTGGATTTCGGCTGACGGAACGATCGTCTCCGGCGCTTCCGAGATTGACGAATCGTTGCTGACGGGCGAAAGCCATCCCGTCATGAAGTCGATTCGGGATCAGGTGTTTAGCGGCACCAGGTGCCTGAACGGGAAGCTTCTTATTCAAGCGGGCAGCGAAACCCAACGTTCGCGTCTTACCCGGATGATCGCGATGGTGGAAGAAGCGCAAAGCAATAAACCGTTAATCGCGCGCAAGGTCGACCGCGTCGCCGCTTATTTCGTCCCGTTCATGCTTCTGTGCGCAGTCGTCACTTACATCGCATGGTTATTCTCTGCGCAAGAAAATGCGTCCGAGATGGCTATGCGTCAAGCGCTGTCCGTATTGCTCGTTGCTTGCCCTTGCGCGTTAGGCTTGGCAACGCCCGTTTCGATCCTTGTCGCGACGGCTTTATCGGCGAAGTCGGGCATTCTCTTCAAGGATGGGCGTGCATTGGAGACGCTACACCGGGTAAATCATGTCTTGCTCGACAAAACCGGAACGCTGACGGAGGGAAGACCACACTTGCTCGGCGTTCAGAGCGTAACGGATTCGGAAGCCTATTTAATCCGGATGGCCGCCGCGGTGGAACAACACTCCGCGCACTTATTGGCGCAAGCGATCGTTCAAGGCGCGGATCGTCGCCGAATTATCGTTCCGGAGGCATCTAATGTGGTCGAGTTGCCGGGTAACGGAATGAAAGGAATCGTGGAAGGGAAGACGGTCCGGGTAGGTCATTATCGCTGGATGAAATCTGAGCTCCCGGCAATGGCGGAACAACAAGCTCAGTCATTGCCGACGTCGGGCGGCGGGGGAAGGACGATCCTCTACGTATCCGTGAATGCCAGGTTAACCGGATGGCTCGTTCTAAGCGATGTGTTGCGGACGGAAGCTCCGCAAGTCGTTCGCAAACTGAAATCCCAGGCGAAAGTATGGATGCTGACGGGCGATCAGCCGGAGCCGGCGAGTAAGATCGCCGCCGAAGTCGGAGCGGATCATTACCGGGCCGCGATGAGTCCGGAGATGAAGCTCGCCGTCGTTCGAGAGTTGCGGGACAAAGGGAGAATCGTCGCCGTGCTCGGAGATGGCAACAACGATACCGCGGCTTTGGCGGCGGCCAACGTCGGAATCGCGATGGGGGGAGGCGTAAATTCCGCGAGAGAGGCAGGCGATGTTATTCTCGTTAACGATCGATTATCCGGCATCTTGGACGCGATCGGGATCAGCAGGAAAACGATGGGGAACATCAAACAAAATCTAGCGCTTGCCGTTGTTTACAATCTGATCGCCGTTCCCTTTGCGGCATTCGGCTACTTGGATCCGCGCGTCTCTTGCATCGGAATGGCCGCAAGCTCGGTAACCGTCGTCGCTAACGCGCTCAGACTTCAGAGGTCGGGCAAGAAGAGAGCATGA
- a CDS encoding ABC transporter ATP-binding protein, protein MIEVNNLRKRFRLRNVLNGVSFTAEKGQITCLTGINGAGKSTVLKAIMGLLPFNGGQIQIDGKALSKHTYEKIAYIPDHLTMPLGMSLSEGMRFMADFYDSWNEERAEELMRFFKLASSDKIGNLSKGTAAKYNLVIGLAQNTDYVLMDEPFSGIDIFSRELIAEVFSSHLIEDRGVLLTTHEIGEMEHLIDRAVIMDKGIIVREFDCEEVRSEEGKSIVDVMREVYHS, encoded by the coding sequence ATGATCGAAGTCAATAACCTGCGCAAGCGATTCCGTCTCCGCAATGTGCTTAATGGCGTTTCATTTACCGCGGAGAAAGGGCAGATCACTTGTTTAACGGGGATTAACGGCGCCGGTAAATCGACGGTATTAAAGGCGATTATGGGTCTGCTTCCGTTCAACGGCGGTCAGATTCAAATAGATGGCAAAGCGCTCAGCAAACATACATACGAGAAGATAGCGTATATTCCGGACCATCTGACGATGCCGCTCGGAATGAGTCTAAGCGAAGGCATGCGGTTTATGGCCGACTTCTACGACTCATGGAACGAGGAGAGAGCGGAAGAGTTGATGCGATTTTTCAAGCTGGCAAGCTCGGACAAGATCGGCAATCTATCGAAAGGGACCGCGGCCAAATATAATCTGGTGATCGGATTAGCCCAGAATACGGATTACGTGTTGATGGACGAACCGTTCTCGGGCATCGACATCTTTAGCCGGGAGCTGATCGCGGAAGTGTTCTCCAGTCACCTGATCGAAGATCGGGGAGTGCTGCTGACGACCCACGAAATAGGAGAAATGGAACATTTGATAGATAGAGCGGTCATTATGGACAAAGGAATCATCGTTCGCGAATTCGATTGCGAAGAAGTGCGCAGCGAGGAAGGCAAGTCGATCGTGGACGTGATGAGGGAGGTGTATCACTCGTGA
- a CDS encoding GntR family transcriptional regulator: MKTGEGWEEVAFNSRDPVYLQVVRHFKEQIVTGKLEAGQVIPSRRELGTLLKINPNTAQRAYKEMEERHLIVTEGNSPSRITRDEDVLRTIRSELLGEAVEAFVASVRKIDAPLDELLDLVKVKYSENKAEEEMRNDRSQ; the protein is encoded by the coding sequence ATGAAAACGGGTGAAGGCTGGGAGGAAGTCGCGTTTAATAGCCGGGATCCGGTCTATTTGCAGGTCGTGAGGCATTTCAAGGAGCAGATCGTAACCGGCAAGTTAGAAGCGGGGCAGGTCATTCCTTCGCGGAGGGAACTGGGGACGTTGCTGAAAATAAATCCGAATACGGCGCAAAGAGCTTATAAGGAGATGGAGGAGCGACACTTGATCGTTACGGAAGGAAATTCGCCTAGCCGAATCACTAGGGATGAGGATGTATTGAGAACGATTCGTTCGGAATTGTTAGGCGAGGCGGTAGAAGCCTTCGTCGCTTCCGTGCGGAAGATCGACGCACCGTTGGATGAGCTTCTGGACTTGGTAAAAGTTAAATATTCGGAAAATAAGGCCGAGGAGGAGATGCGGAATGATCGAAGTCAATAA
- a CDS encoding FixH family protein, with the protein MKAISLTLLLLLLIVAGVFYLLPDNSGISAKTDYSNEAVRISVTSNQEAAVAMSENSFTLQLTDAAGQPIRQANLKVQLLMPKMYCGIIMAQVSEQTPGSYLIKGIPVMQGKWNAEISLRIADQLIRVDHPFIVKS; encoded by the coding sequence TTGAAAGCCATTTCGCTCACCCTCTTGCTCCTGCTGCTCATCGTTGCGGGCGTATTTTATTTATTGCCCGACAATTCGGGAATATCGGCCAAAACGGACTACAGCAACGAAGCTGTTCGAATAAGCGTAACTTCGAACCAAGAAGCGGCGGTAGCCATGAGCGAAAATTCCTTCACGCTCCAACTAACCGATGCGGCCGGTCAACCGATTCGACAGGCGAATCTTAAGGTGCAATTGTTGATGCCGAAAATGTATTGCGGAATCATTATGGCTCAAGTATCCGAACAGACGCCGGGTTCTTACCTCATTAAGGGCATACCGGTGATGCAAGGAAAGTGGAATGCCGAAATCTCTCTGCGGATCGCGGATCAGCTTATACGGGTGGACCACCCTTTTATCGTCAAATCATGA
- a CDS encoding twin-arginine translocase TatA/TatE family subunit, with protein MFNNIGISGLVIILVIALIVFGPAKLPQLGRAFGDTLREFRNSTKGIVDEEPEDRVTVVEVEKQS; from the coding sequence ATGTTCAACAACATAGGGATTTCGGGGCTGGTCATCATTTTGGTTATCGCGCTGATCGTGTTCGGTCCGGCCAAGCTGCCGCAGTTAGGCCGGGCTTTCGGCGATACTTTGCGCGAATTCCGCAATTCGACCAAAGGCATCGTGGACGAGGAGCCGGAGGATCGGGTAACGGTAGTCGAAGTGGAGAAGCAGTCTTAA
- the trhO gene encoding oxygen-dependent tRNA uridine(34) hydroxylase TrhO, with product MTTDYRILLYYKYVPISDPEAFTAEHLQFCKDLGIRGRILIAEEGINGTLSGTIEQTDRYMEAMHAHPLFSDLLFKIDESAGHAFKKLFVRHKKELVTLRYDKKLNPHTDGGGRLTPQQWHDHLDRDDVLILDGRSNYEYDLGHFRNAIKPDLETFREFPEWIRNNLAEHKNKRILTYCTGGIRCEMLTAVLKNEGFDDVFQLDGGIVTYGQDPEVQGRGFDGNCYVFDERVSVRINQTDEHTLVGQCHHCGEKTDRYINCKDDTCHLQHLVCDECESNSRGYCSEECETHDLATSGSVL from the coding sequence ATGACGACAGATTATCGCATCCTGCTCTACTACAAATACGTGCCTATTTCCGATCCTGAAGCCTTTACGGCGGAGCACCTTCAGTTTTGCAAAGATCTTGGGATCAGAGGCCGTATTCTCATTGCCGAAGAAGGCATTAACGGCACGCTCTCCGGTACGATCGAACAGACGGATCGCTACATGGAAGCGATGCATGCACATCCGCTCTTCTCCGATCTTCTCTTTAAGATCGACGAATCGGCCGGCCATGCCTTCAAGAAGCTGTTCGTCCGGCACAAGAAGGAGCTTGTTACGCTCCGTTACGACAAGAAGCTCAATCCGCATACCGACGGCGGCGGAAGATTGACCCCGCAACAATGGCATGACCATCTCGATCGGGACGACGTGCTCATCTTGGACGGAAGAAGCAACTACGAATACGATCTCGGCCATTTTCGCAACGCGATCAAACCGGATCTCGAGACGTTCCGCGAATTTCCGGAATGGATCCGCAATAACCTCGCCGAGCATAAAAATAAACGGATACTCACTTACTGTACCGGCGGCATTCGTTGCGAAATGTTAACCGCCGTGCTTAAGAACGAAGGTTTCGACGACGTGTTCCAACTGGATGGCGGAATCGTCACGTACGGTCAAGATCCGGAAGTTCAAGGTCGAGGCTTCGACGGCAATTGTTACGTGTTCGATGAACGCGTCTCCGTGCGGATTAACCAAACCGACGAGCATACGCTTGTCGGCCAATGCCATCATTGCGGCGAGAAAACCGATCGTTATATTAACTGCAAGGACGATACTTGCCATCTTCAGCATTTGGTTTGCGATGAATGCGAAAGCAATAGTCGGGGGTATTGTTCCGAGGAATGCGAAACCCATGATCTGGCTACTTCGGGGTCCGTCCTGTAA